One window from the genome of Rhinolophus ferrumequinum isolate MPI-CBG mRhiFer1 chromosome 22, mRhiFer1_v1.p, whole genome shotgun sequence encodes:
- the AMIGO1 gene encoding amphoterin-induced protein 1 produces the protein MQPQRDLRGLRLLLLSWFLLLFEVARAGRLVVSCPAACLCASNILSCSKQQLPNVPHTLPSYTALLDLSHNNLSRLRAEWTPTRLPHLHSLLLSHNHLNFISSEAFSPVPNLRYLDLSSNQLRTLDESLFSGLQVLEVLLLYNNHIMAVDRSAFEDVVQLQKLYLSQNHISRFPVELCGLPKLTLLDLSSNRLKTLPLSNLQKLPAWFKNGLYLHNNPLHCNCELYQLFSHWQYRQLSSVVDFQEDLYCMSSKELHNVFNLNCSEYKERAWEAHLGETLTIHCDTKQQGMTKVWVTPSNERVLDVVVNSTVTVFENGSLQIKGVQVEDGGVYTCYAMGEAFNETLSVELKVYNFTLHGHHETLNTAYTTLVGCILSVVLVLIYLYLTPCRCWCRGVEKPSSHQGDSLSSSMLSTTPNHDPMAGGDKDDGFDRRVAFLEPGGPGQGQNGKLKPGNTLPVPEATGKGQRRMSDPESVSSVFSDTPIVV, from the coding sequence ATGCAACCCCAGCGTGACCTGCGAGGCCTCCGGCTCCTGCTGCTGTCCTGGTTCCTGCTCCTCTTTGAGGTGGCCAGAGCTGGCCGACTGGTGGTTAGCTGTCCTGCCGCCTGCCTGTGCGCCAGCAACATCCTCAGTTGCTCCAAACAGCAGCTGCCCAACGTGCCCCACACCCTGCCCAGCTACACCGCGCTGTTAGACCTCAGCCACAACAACCTGAGCCGCCTGCGGGCCGAGTGGACCCCCACACGCCTGCCCCACCTGCATTCCCTGCTGCTGAGCCACAACCACCTGAACTTCATCTCCTCTGAGGCCTTCTCCCCAGTACCCAACCTGCGCTACCTGGACCTCTCCTCCAACCAGCTGCGGACACTGGACGAGTCCCTGTTCAGTGGACTACAGGTACTGGAGGTGCTGCTGCTTTACAATAACCATATCATGGCAGTGGACCGCTCGGCCTTCGAGGACGTGGTCCAGCTGCAGAAACTCTACTTGAGCCAGAACCACATCTCCCGCTTCCCGGTGGAACTGTGTGGGCTCCCCAAACTGACGCTCCTGGACCTCTCCTCCAACAGGCTGAAGACCTTACCATTGTCCAATCTGCAGAAGCTGCCCGCGTGGTTCAAGAATGGGCTGTACCTACATAACAACCCCCTGCACTGCAACTGCGAGCTCTACCAGCTCTTTTCACACTGGCAGTACCGGCAGCTGAGCTCCGTCGTGGACTTCCAGGAGGACCTGTACTGCATGAGCTCCAAGGAGCTGCACAATGTCTTCAACCTCAACTGCAGTGAGTACAAGGAGCGTGCCTGGGAGGCTCACCTGGGAGAGACCTTGACCATCCATTGTGACACCAAGCAGCAGGGGATGACTAAGGTGTGGGTGACACCAAGCAATGAACGGGTGCTCGACGTGGTGGTCAACAGCACAGTGACAGTATTTGAGAATGGCAGTCTTCAGATCAAGGGGGTGCAGGTTGAGGACGGGGGTGTGTATACCTGCTACGCCATGGGGGAGGCTTTCAATGAGACACTGTCTGTGGAGTTGAAAGTGTACAATTTCACGTTGCACGGACACCACGAAACCCTCAACACGGCCTATACCACCCTGGTGGGCTGTATCCTCAGTGTGGTCCTGGTCCTCATATACCTGTACCTCACCCCGTGTCGCTGCTGGTGTCGGGGTGTCGAGAAGCCTTCCAGCCACCAAGGAGACAGCCTCAGCTCTTCTATGCTTAGTACCACACCCAACCACGATCCTATGGCCGGCGGGGACAAGGATGATGGTTTTGACCGGCGGGTGGCCTTCCTGGAACCTGGTGGACCTGGGCAGGGTCAAAATGGCAAGCTCAAGCCAGGCAACACCCTACCAGTGCCCGAGGCGACAGGCAAGGGCCAGCGGAGGATGTCAGATCCAGAATCAGTCAGCTCGGTCTTCTCTGATACGCCCATTGTGGTGTGA